The DNA window GGAATTGTGGGCAAAGCGGCAGTGGTCAAACCAACCAAGCCCCCAGGGTGGGACCACCCGCCCCAGCACAGTGACACACTAACCCTTCCCCCTCAATTCACCATTTTTGGCATCTCTTTCAACAACATCTTTCtttcgaatttttttttatatttataagaaaaaaatgaattagttatttcataaaaaaataataataacgtTGTAAAACTAAGTAAAAATATTGGTGCCTACGAGACCGTATTATGCTGCtaatataagtaaaatatttatcTGAAGCTTCTTCACTCCCCCCGGCGCCCGGGGGGCCTCctaggtttgtttggattgtaagttatttgggattatttgagatatttttactgtagcattttttatgatgtgatgtatgtgagataaaaaggtaattgggaagataaaaaggtgtattggaaattgtaatgatgatgtaagcaaataaaactGGGTAAATAatgctcaatccaaacaaattcaATTAGAAATATTTCATTTGGTATTTTATCAgactttaaaaataaaaaaaaaaaagacgtaACAAATAGTTTGGTTTGTTAACTAGTCTACCCTTTCTGCCATTGATAACTAATAGTAATACATTTCCCATCTATAAAGAAATATAGACTTTCTTTTGAACAAAGGATCAACAATATCACAAGAAGTAAACAAAAAATAGCAGAACAGTTTGGAGTGTTTACGAGTCAGGTGCCCGACCCCCGCACCAAAATTGTGAGAACTGATTCGATTCTTGTAGTTCGACACAAAATCACGATGCCCACATGGTCGAATAGTCAGTATATTctctaaaaaataattttaataatgcataattaaaaactaactaaaaatcTATAACTTCATTATTTGGTCATCATTAAAACTAATAATTATCGCATAACCATCATCTTATATATTCATCTAAATAAATTTTGCTTCGTGGGCCGAGTACCGGACTTATGAACATTTCTGACTGTTCAacttcttttatttatttatttgtgatATTGTTGATCTTTtgttctgaaaaaaaaaaaatctatgttCCTTTATACTTGGGAAATAAATGATGTTGGTTATCAATGAAAAAAAAGGTAGACTTGTCGACAAACATAATTCAGtcattttgcttctttttcttttttcttttgttttcaaacGAAACCCTTGTCACGTCATTTTCTCTTTGATAAAACACCAAACAAAATATTCCTAGTTGGATAAAGTACTTATCTTTTGTTATTGAGAAGGGCAAAGTGTCATTATTCCTATTTTTTACATCGAATATCAATAAATGCATACCAGGAATTAAATTTCTTATGATAATTAAATTTTTCCATAAGAAATTTTTTAGCACATTGTTATCAGAATCAGAACTTTATAGTAGGAATTGAGaaagaataaaaggaaatttaaacaataagaaagaaaacaagaagaagaaaaagaaaattttgaatgatcATTTGACTATATTCTAACAagggaaaatcgccaatttagtccctaaactttttttttccgtcaatttagtccctatataTTATTTCTAGCCAATTGGATCCCTAAACCTATATATCGGTTCCAATCAAGGATCTTTGCAGCGGCGCCACCGTATAATTTCCATTAGGTTCATAATCGTGCAATACAAAAGGGGCATTTTAGGGAATTCCATTCTGGCGCCTTTTCCAATTAAAAAGTAAATCGATGTAAAGCCCAAATCTAGGTACTACCTCTCTTGCACCAAAGAGAGCTGTCCAATTTTTGCAGACCCGCGTAGAAAAAGCACTGTAATTCAATGCATTCGAGAAAGAATTGGGACAAAGCATCCTCAAGCTCAGCCAGTGATCAATTTATTAACACCGTCAAAGGATCAAATGGTTCAGAAACAGGAAACTCGATTTATGAAGGAAACGAGAAATACTACAGTGGAGACAACATCGTGCGATGCTATTGCCAAGAACAATGCCGAATTGTGACTGCTTGGACAGAGGCAAATCCATCAAGAAGGTTTCATGGTTGCAGAAATTATGGGGTAATTTTTTTGTATGTGCATAAAGTTTAGAATTTGTTAAAATATTTCTTGTCTTTTAACTATGAAATGGTGGTAAATGCAGAAACGTGGTGCTTGCAGATTTTTTTTGTGGTATGATCCACCCATACCCCAAAAGATGAAAAATATAATGGGTGCACTTTTAAGGGACCTGAGAAGTGTTGAGAGAGAAAACGCAGCATTATTGATTGAAATGAACAAGTTGAAggcaaaagtgaaaatattgttTATAATTTGTATCTGTTTTGGCGTTTTACTTGTTTTTGTACTTGGAGGCaaggaaaggaagaaacaagGTTTGCTGGAATTGAAGATGTTGCAGTAGTTTTGAAGAATGTATGGAATTGTATGGTTCATCTGTACTTTAAAATGAAGTAAATACAATTGAGTTTTCATCTATGTTTGACTCTGTTTTGCTTCTGGATTTGTTATTACTCTGTTTTGCATCTGGATTGCTCATGTAAGTTTCTGTGACAAGTTCAATGTTATGCTGACAATGTTGACTGAAGTGGAAGAATTGCAGAAGTGATGGCCATTAAAAAATTGTTGCTCAGTCGAGTCATATGTAGTCATCAACTTGAGTGAATTGCATAAGTGATGACCATTGCTTGAATGAATGCAATATATAGTCATCAGCttaaaaaaattgcagaagtgaTGACCATTGCTTGAATGAATGCAATATATATTCATCAACTTAAAAATATTGCAGAAGTGATGACCATTGCTTGAATGAATGCAATATATAGTCATCGGCTAATACGAACATCTTCAATTGGAACAATGCAATATATAATCAACAACTGATATATCAATTTCTAGCAAAAGTAATCAATTTCCCAAAAGTATATAACTGATTTCAGCTGTACAATTCTCAAAAGTAATCCAAGTCCTACCAGCCAAAAGAACTAGGTTCGGTTGTTGATTAAGGACCACAAAACCAGAGTAGATACAAAAGTGGACAAAAGAAAGCTAGTACAAAAGCTTTCAGATGGATACAAAATTGGACAAAAGACAGCTTTCCATCTATATATCTTCAGCAGCAAACAAAGTAGAACATCTCCAGCTTGCAACTACGTCAGCAGACATCAATTCCATTCTTCTTCACTGGTCATCTTGCTCATCAAGTATCCTATGAGCCTATAAATGCATGTCTAGTGAGAAACACAAGAACAATAGTAACACTGAAACAACCATCCTTCTACTCACAACAATAGTAACAATAGTAAGTAAAAAACTCACTCTGAGTTTTCTTCTACTCACAACAGCCATCCTTTTTCGCCAAGATTGTGCTTGACTACAAGTGCAAGTACGTTTGCTCTGGCCTGGAATATGACAAAAATAACAACACATAGTCCTTTTCTTTGGCCTCTGTGAGCTTTTAGTCGGTGCACTGAGTTGTACATCAATTTCTTCAGCAATTTCAGTAGCTTGCACTTCATTAAATAACCAAAAccaaataaacaacaacaaaagtattactaatccaagaaaagaaagaactgAATGAACTTCATTACACTTGAACCTTACCAGAAACATGATCAGCATCTTCTTGCACCATACCAGAAATATGATTATCATCTTCTTGAACTATACCAGAAACATGATCAACATCTTCTTGAACCATACCAGAAACATGATCAGCATCGTCTTGATCCATACCAGAAACATGATCAATATCTTCTTCTCCTTTGGCAACCATTGGGCAGGTTCTAGCATTGTGACCAAGCACCTTACACTTTGAGCACTTGTTAATGTTCAAAGGTGGTCTTCTTTCACTGCTGTTATCTCCTTTAACATTCAGTTGGCATTTTCTTTTAGTGTGACCCTTCTGATGACACTTTGAGCAAGTCATCCGTGTGACACCCTTCCTGGATAGCTTTGTACAACCTCTAGAATCAGGCCTTGGCTCATCAGATTCTCTCCTTCTTGCCTTTTTAGGCCTTCCAGGCAGCTTCAACTTCTTTGGTGCACACATAGGGACGTTTTTAGATCTCTTCCAGTTATTAGGTCCATTAATTGGACCAATAGCTGGCTCATAAGCTTTCAGATAAGCATCTCTAGAATAACATTGGTGCACTAGACTTTCTGGTGCAGCTCCAGTCAATGCAATGCAACCAACAGCATGAGAGCAAGGTAAACCAGTCAACTCCCACTTTCTGCATGTACAAGTCATTGCCTTTAAATCAACAACAAATGTACTCCCATAAATAGGTGTCACCTCAAATCTGGATTCATCAGACCACCTAGCAATACTTGATCTAGAGTCCTCCTTAAtcttttcaagttttttttgaatttttggacAGATAAcatcatttctttttctcatccACTCTCTTTTTGTTCTCAATCTTTCCATCAGGTATATCCTAATATTTTCTAACATACCAAGGATGAGCTTTTCTCTTGCCTCTAATATCACAGAATTAAAGCTCTCACATACATTATTAAGAAGTATGTCACACTTGCAAGTAGTCCTAAAATATGACCTTGACCAATGGTTGGGTGATGTGTTATCAACCAGCCATTGGTATGCACTCTCATCATATTGCCTCAATCCCTCCATTTCAGCTTCAAACTTATTAACATATGAGCTCCTTGCACATGTCCAAAACATTCCCTTAATAGTTTCACCAGGATGGTGCTTCTTAAAATTGTTGCGTAGATGTCTAACGCAATGTCTGTGCTCCACTCCTGGAAGAATTTCTTGGATTGCAGAACCCAATCCCTGATGttgaaattacaaaaaaaaaaagttcacaaATTAGTATAAACTCACATTTTTTTGCAACAGTAGTATTATTAGAAAACATAAATGTTCACCTTTTGCCTGTCACTAATAAATGTCCATCTTTTCTGGTCATGGATTTTAAGATCAAACTTTAAGAACTCGATGAACCATTTCCAAGACATCTTGTTTTCAGTCTCCACAATTGCATAGGCAATAGGATAGATGCAATCATTAGCATCAAGACCTACAGCAGTCAAGAGTACTCCCGGGTGTGGTCCTCATAGGTGGCAGCCATCAACACCAAGTATAGGGCGGCAACCTTCCTTAAAACCTTTTTTCAAGGCTGCAAAACAAATATACAACCTCTGGAATCTTTCTTTTCCACTATCCTCATCAACCTCTGTCTCGACATGCACTGTGGAACCTGGATTTGAGTTCAATAATTCCTCACAGTAGTCCGAAATCCTTGTGTATTGTTGCTGATACTTCCCTTGAATCAGGATTTTGGCTTTTGCAAAGGTCTTGTAAACTTGATCCTTTGTGATATTCACATTCAACTCCTTATGCACCTTCTCTTTAAATGCACCAACTGTAACTTTTCTATTCATGCGCAAAAACTCCATGTAATATCTAGCCAAAAAACCAGAGTTCGCATGTTTGTGATGGAAAGTTCTACCACACTGATGTTGTGGTCCCATTGTTCTAATTACGAATGCATCAGAATCTGGTTCTTTTGCAGCATAAGTAAACCACATGCATTGTTTATTCTTGCATTTTGCCCTGATTCTTTTATGGTCATTTTTCTCCCAAGTATGCTCCTTACCCCACTGCACAGAATATAATTCAACAGCTCTCTTAAAGAGCATCTTTGTGTCAAACAGTAAACCAACAAACAATTTAGGTTTCTGCATGTCAACTTCTGGCCTAAATCTCACATATTTCGGCTTACTTCTTGAAGTGTTTTCATCTGAGGAATCATGGCAACTGTGTAACTCCTCTGTGTTTATGGAATCTGATTCCTCTTGGACAGGAATTTGGTCCCCGTCATAAACATCAAAATGCAAGTCAGCAGCAAGACtttcttttacttttgcttGTTCTTGCCTATGTGATTGTACTGGTACTTTCTTCTCTTCAGCATTTGGTATACCAGCTTTCCCTCCAACACCAACATTACATATGACATTCTGGCCATCAATTGCATTGTCAACAGTAGTACTACAATGATTAAATATTATGTCATCCTCATCTTTACTAAAATCGTAGTCACTATCATAAAATCCTTCACCATCATCACCTGACTCAGATTCTGCCTCATTTTTAGCCTCAGCACCATCCTCTTCTTCAGTTTCAGGACCTCTCCGTTTACCATTGTTCAATTCTTGGACGGGAACATGAACTGGAAGTTCTTCATTCCCAATGAAGTCATCAAATGTGATGTCCACATTCCATAAATCCTCATTTTCCTTCTTAGTTTCACTTTCAACAGGTGAGGAGTTCTTCAAACCAAGATCTATGGATCTAATATGAAAGTCATATACAACATAAACTTCAACTTTTCCAGTTTGTTTACCTATGGCAACCATGTCTATTACATCATCTTCACCATCTATCTGCCTAAGTCTCAACCCACCATTTTCAGTTGGGATTCTATACCTATAGTTAGCATCTGCATGACACCCAAGTAAGTAGCCAAAACCTCTGACAGCAGCCATATTAATTTTTTCGGCCAAAACCCCCTCAAAAAGCTCCATGCTACCACCCAAATATTTTGTTTCTGGTTTTTCAAAATATGCCCCACCATAGTAGACATACAGAGTAAACTCAGCCGACTCAGCACCTGTTTCATTttcaaacaaattaaattaatttaCACCACAATCTAGTAGTTTACAAGCACATGATTTAGGGTACCATTGTCTACCTTTTTCACAACATGAAAGCAACATTACACATTAAACTTAAGGGATAGGGACCACATGAACCCATCTCTACAAACAACGACAAAAAAAATAACCTAAACAAATTCCCGACCATCAGTTGCAGTAAAATGTTTGCTAGTTAACATAAGATAACCCCACCAACCATGATTATGCTATTAACTTAACAAAACAGACAGCATTATAGTCCTTAAACTTACTTGCTTTTCTTGACTTCCTCTCCTCAACATTGCTCCTTTCCTGCATATTGTCCCCCACTGCCTCCATCATTTGCTTTCTTATGCCCTCCGATTCCTTATTTAACACGATTTGCTTTGATTTTATTTAGCAGATCATCGACTCAAGCCCTGGATTTTGTCCAAgacattttttgttttcattttggattTTTGGGTGTGTATTTATCGCAGACTTGTTTCGTTTACTTTTTAATTGGAAAAGGCGCCAGAATGGAATTCCCTAAAATGCCCCTTTTGTATTGCACGATTATGAACCTAATGGAAATTATACGGTGGCGCCGCTGCAAAGATCCTTGATTGGAACCGATATATAGGTTTAGGGATCCAATTGGCTAGAAATAAtatatagggactaaattgacggaaaaaaaaagtttagggactaaattggcgattttccctTCTAACAATAAAGACATAATTATCATTTTAGGGTTAATACCACTTTGTCCCctcaaactttggacgattacccacttcagtccctaaacttcaaaatgggacacttaagttcctaaacttataaatacctctcacttaaggaaaattgttaacaaattctgaatgccgttggtggtcgaagtgtcccattttataagggtttagggatttaagtgtcccattttataagtttagggacttaagtatcccattttgaagtttagggactgaagtgggtaatcgtccaaagtttgaggggacaaagtggaattaacccatCATTTTATTATCCAAATACATTACACTATTATCATCACATAGTAATTTGTAGATTTTATGAATATAGAGGGAATTTACTACTAACATTTAATTACAAGGGAACAATACGTGATTAAGCCTTTCTAATGTCCTCTCATTTTCACCGGTAGTTACAAATTTAGTTCCATCTTCCAGTCTCACTTTTGCTGTATttccctaaaccctaaaccaaGTGAGGTTTTTAACAAATCTTCATTTGAGTTTAATAACAAATTAGCAAATTACCCtgtaagtgcccggtgcaatccaatgagtacaaacaatttcacaatgatgcacaaagatatatcaaatttaagcacaataaagaaaacttaattaaagagaaaagataagaaatgcaaaccaaatatcaatccaatagcctcttcaatagatggcgatgctaaccaagatgtacaagtgaaggctcactccttcctcaccccaaacacactttggttgagccaaggagttttacaacaattctagttaaccctcaacagcctacacttgaaagatcactcacccaattaagaactattttatacaaatgaggcaaccttcaccaaggttttaccacttcaagtgataggttcaccttcaccaaggttttactcctcctagagaataaccttcacttgagcaacctcacaacccaacttccccaaccccttatacaaccaacaaagaatctttctactcaaaaatctcacttgtaagcttgtattttgtgttggcaaaagtcttttgtcttcttgtgctttggggtgtttatagaaggtgagaaatggctccaaaaggctctccaacggtcaaatattaaatgctgtcaaaactagccgttggcctgtcggacgtccgaaccacctgtcgaacgtccgaaccctgcgtccaaaccacctgtcggacgtccgaaccatgcgtccgaacgtcgtcagagagtcatcaaatctttgcgaaatttctcggacgtccgatgcgatcgatgtgcgtccgatgcgtgcgtccgatccttccggacgtccgatgcttcctcacgagcgtccgacagagtttccttcttgatgttcttcatcctttcggacgtccgatagcttcctttcggacgtcccacatgagtgccctgtttttgcttcttcttttgtgccacaagaatctgttctaacaaattgctcacataaaaacattagcccaaatctacattttagtttgttaatcatcaaaaccaaggattgatcgaccaaggtcaacatacCCCAATCTGGCCCCTTTCCTACCCTCTTCCCTATCACCATCTAGTTGAAGCCAAATCAAGGGAGGGAGAAAAGGGAGGGACGGGGGTGGCATGGAAGAGAAAGGGAAGGGGAATAGAAGATGATGAATGAGAGAGaggagaaaagaagaaggaGGGGGTTGTAGCAGTGATGGGTGGGACTGGCGGTGAATGGTGATAATAGGTGAAAGATGTTAtagaatttattttctttaattttttttgtatatttgtgagttgtttttttatatattgtatGAATGAGGTGTTTTGGAGTTGTTTTATTCATATATAACTATaatattgtatttaaaaaattaatttttgaaaaacaagtgAATCCAAACGGACTTCTAATACCTTGCCATCTCTCTTTTCCCTTGATTGTTCCATTCGCACCCTTCCATCCCTTCCCTTGTTTTCCCACCTCTTCTCCTACCCTTTATTTTTACTTCACCCATTGCTCTTATCCTTCACAATCGGGTTGCATGGCCAAGTCAATGATGATCTATTCTCATAGCAAACTAGGATAAAAGAGGATAAGAGGAGATAGAAAAGAAGGAGGAAAGAAGTGGTGAtggaaaaaataagaagaagagagagaataggcaatggaaaaggaaatttcATGGGAAAAGAGAAGGGGAGGGGGAGCAGAAGATAGGGTATGGAGTACAGAAAGGGAGATTGAGGTCGATTGAGAAAATAGCTAATTTACTTGCATTATAATGGACTTTCTAATACATATTTTTACcttctcaattatttttttgtttcacatatatcatattGTAAAAAATATTACACTAATGATTTCAAATAGTTTCTTGTCCAAAACACACATAATGTAAGCgttttaaatattttgggatTTTTGTCCCATGTGTgtatttttggataaatttttaGGGCAATGACTATCTTGTACGAATGATaacagtaaattttttttttttaatttggggTCAATAAAATTATAACAATAATATTAGATTTGCCATAAAGTAGGGCAAACCAGCCAGAGAGGGCAGAGATGAGAAACGGCGAGGGGTATTTTAGTAAATTCGGAAGGACAAAAAACAAATAACTTTGGAGATTCAATTCAACGAAAAGGGCCTAAGAATTCATTCAAGTGACAACGGCAGTCAAAGTAGGAAAATCATTGGAAGAAGTACTAGTTGGTTAATGGTTAcgcaacccaaaaaaaaaaaaaaaaaagggaatggaCGGCTTTGACTCTCACCCTGGTCCGTCCGATTGTCCACCGCGCGCTTCCACTATCACAATCCACGCTTGGGCTTGGCTCGCTTTTCCCTTGAGCAGGGGCCCCACTCGGGTCCCCCAACTTACCAGCTACCACAACTCCTGGGCTTTCAAGGAGCCTCCACTCCATGTTAACGAGCCTCGCCGCTTTCTTTAGCTCAATCACGACACTACGGACCTCTCTTTCGGGCCCCCCAACTGCCATGTATttacaataataataaagtCTATGTAAATAGTTAACTTGATATTAAATTTGTGTGTTTTCAAATTTATGCTTACTAGTATTTTGACCCGTGCTATGCACGGGgttatatttcaaatcaaaataatattgtatatatttatatattgtggtacaaaataataaatatatatatagactaAAAATTTTAAGGAAGTGTATGCTtaatattttggaaaaaaatttaatctaTAATGATTTACATGATAAAAGAATTATTAACGCATTTAATGAGAGAGCTAGGTTGGGTGGTAAGGTGAGAAGAGTTTTCTAAAAAGTCAATTTATCAATATCCGACAAAACATATTATGTTATACCCATATATCAAAacttataatataaaaaaaataaattataaccaatttattttcttccatttttagaaaaaaatctTCCTCCTATCTTGTGCCCTAAAATTGTTGACTACATTTAGATTAGCATTTCATAAACTTtaacatatatttttaaaaaaaatcttagtAATATACTTTAGAGTTgtcaaaattattaaaaatcacCATCATTTTCCTCTTCTCTTATACGCCAGTTAGTCATCAGATACCTCCTACGACTTTCATATATTCTATCATGGTACCACTctctctattattttttttattgtcatATTTGTCATATCCCTGCAAtctccttttttcttctctccatTCTCCGCCCATCCTTGTAACCCATAtttcttcttcaacatttcCTGTTACTTTTTAACTCCTAACCATTTTCTTCCCTCCCTCCTCCCCCTATACCTAACCTCTAAATTCATATCCCTGCTACCCAATATTTAACTTTACCTAtcataataaaaatataaaattgaaaattaattaCAATGGTTGCAATTATTAGTAtctaaaaatggaaatgaaaaattgataatatatataatatcctCAAGTACTACAATCAATATACATATACACATATTTAACATAGCAAATACATATTTACATATGAAGACAACAATAacaaatacataaaataattaatgatacCAAAAGTTATCCTTAGTATTTGGGTTTTGCACTCTTATTCAAATCTAATGTCAAATTTGGGCaagatatatacaaattaagtaGTATTTTAGGGTTGAATGTTCTATATCTTTCTCTTAAACTataatgttacttttttttaaaaatattttaggtagaattggtgttgttattatcatatttttttttatcaaaaatgaatatttcaaaaaaaaaaaaaaaattcacgtTAAAAGGCTAGTAgtactttgttttttatttagtgatttcataatttggatttcatgaatggtatcattcttgattttttaaatccacgacattatttcctttttgttttctatttaattttgccCTTTACTTAGGATTACCaagttaaaagataaaatattatcatttacttttttacttttactaagtttggcaatgttttctttttatttacccTCCCACTAATAaacttcaaaccaaattcctaTATAACCGGAGTCACTACTTTTTTAAATTAGAAAGGCATGGAAGCCACTCCTTACTTaagaaaatgttatttgcactccattttttattatttgcaaTTCCACCATTtttttatcatatagtctaattaatgaaaattatATGATCAAAATGATTATTGAAGTGTGAATAACAAAAATGGAGTGTAAATAatcttacttatttaaattaataagaAAGCATGAAAGGATGTTATATTTGTTATCTCTTGTTATGGTCTTATAGAAGTTTGAATTGGAGTAGAatcataaataatgcaagacaATTGGAAACGTGATGGGTTGAAATTCAAATTGGATAACATGCATGTTAACcaacaatttgaaatgaaatgattttaaaaagtaACCAATAATTTCAAATGTGAATAGTAGATGTGGAAGTTGAGAggaatatattttataaattaaattaaatgtgaaatgaTAGGAAAATGGAATTGGTAGCGGGAAGATACGTGGAGGCTTGTTCCTAAAAatcccttctcaaatttatatagatatagactAGTGTGGATACCAGTACTACGCACAGTGCTTACGTtattgaaagaaattaaaagattaTACCAatataatttgaaaaaagttaaaaaaattatatcaacataattaaaatttaagatttgtCTAACAATAGTTCAAAGTATGACAAAATCTATAGATCATTCAAGAATTGCGTTTTTGCAGAAGATGgatattaaaataataataaaaatttatattaaaaaatgaatgatatatggatagaaataaatgtaattgcatgttttatttgatttcaaaatgaaatacttacaaacattatgcattggatttgataatcttgtacAAAGGTGCGAACATTTTTTAcaccaatcaacttttagtatGAAAATTAATATTGGTGGCTTAATTAATTCTATTGAATCATGCAGAGTGCGTATTATAAAAAAATGTTCAGCGAGACTTGTATTTCTTGGAAGTGAACTTGCTGAacctttttaaaatatttcattagGATCATAGATATATAGACATAGATATATAGATTCTTTTCCAATCAATTAACTTTTTATCCCAAATAACACATATTGGTATTAACTCATCTAAATTATTTAATGCATATTGGTGTAAATTTTCTCCATTAGTTGCATACGCATCAAGTGTGCCTCGACAGCTAGTATATATAAAACCCTACTTGAATCAATTCGTTATTAAACCatataataattttaaataCTCATATACTGTGTAGATTAATATCATAATCGAGGAATACatattgggaaaaatgtcatagaatctttttttatattataatcTGTAACATAATACTCTCTCACTTTCCCTCCTCGTATGC is part of the Coffea eugenioides isolate CCC68of chromosome 6, Ceug_1.0, whole genome shotgun sequence genome and encodes:
- the LOC113776480 gene encoding uncharacterized protein LOC113776480, producing the protein MHSRKNWDKASSSSASDQFINTVKGSNGSETGNSIYEGNEKYYSGDNIVRCYCQEQCRIVTAWTEANPSRRFHGCRNYGKRGACRFFLWYDPPIPQKMKNIMGALLRDLRSVERENAALLIEMNKLKAKVKILFIICICFGVLLVFVLGGKERKKQGLLELKMLQ